One Dioscorea cayenensis subsp. rotundata cultivar TDr96_F1 chromosome 15, TDr96_F1_v2_PseudoChromosome.rev07_lg8_w22 25.fasta, whole genome shotgun sequence genomic region harbors:
- the LOC120276898 gene encoding probable receptor-like protein kinase At1g49730, which yields MRQRRRLQFPCLRDSSRSDSLPFIRKFSAKEVRKATDEFSMILGSGSYGTIYRARLPNGQVAAVRRAGPLQEGKEDSFRKEVQLLGCLHHRHLVRLLGFSEGDNRFLVFDHMENGSLKEYLHDPLRTPLNWRTRLQIAIDVASALEYLYYFCDPPVYEVSLNSNTVLLDENFVAKLSEVGFLKCECNESSESESSCSRDHIDERSKNLIFQFGLLVLELVTGQSLGGEDGEVVQWVQDSRFTYSMHKMVDMDLGNNYNSDELKSLLIVARLCTRTGDRPLVTISQIHRYLLGKAEHSVRY from the exons ATTCACTACCTTTTATAAGGAAATTCTCGGCCAAGGAAGTAAGAAAAGCTACAGATGAGTTCAGCATGATTCTTGGAAGCGGTTCTTATGGAACTATATATAGAGCTCGACTTCCTAATGGTCAAGTTGCTGCAGTTAGAAGGGCAGGACCATtgcaagaaggaaaagaagacaGCTTCCGCAAGGAAGTTCAGCTCCTTGGGTGCTTGCACCACCGGCACCTAGTCAGACTTTTAGGGTTTTCTGAAGGAGATAATAG ATTTCTTGTCTTCGACCACATGGAAAATGGAAGCTTGAAGGAGTATCTTCATG ACCCACTCCGGACCCCATTAAATTGGAGAACCAGATTACAGATTGCTATCGATGTTGCATCTGCTCTG GAGTATCTTTACTACTTTTGCGACCCCCCTGTGTATGAGGTGTCTCTAAATTCAAATACGGTCTTACTGGATGAGAACTTTGTTGCCAAG CTATCAGAAGTTGGTTTTCTCAAATGTGAATGTAATGAGTCAAGTGAATCTGAGTCATCATGTTCAAGAG ATCACATCGATGAACGAAGCAAGAATTTGATTTTCCAGTTCGGTCTGCTGGTGCTCGAGCTTGTGACCGGCCAGTCATTGGGTGGTGAAGATGGAGAAGTAGTCCAATGGGTACAGGATTCCCGGTTCACATATTCAATGCATAAGATGGTAGATATGGATCTGGGAAACAACTATAATTCTGATGAACTGAAAAGCCTTCTGATTGTAGCAAGGTTGTGCACCAGAACTGGAGATAGACCATTAGTGACTATTTCTCAAATTCATCGATATTTGTTAGGGAAGGCTGAACATTCAGTCAGGTATTAA